One part of the Bacteroidota bacterium genome encodes these proteins:
- a CDS encoding carboxypeptidase-like regulatory domain-containing protein has translation MKFILLLFLSTTAIFAQTGSITGKIKDKSNGDLLTGANVVVEGTRLGATADLDGNYTIAKVPEGIYTIKVSFISYNAVKIEKVVVKEGQTTKIDVSLEAATATMKEVVVTADALQNTETSMVKNSKNSLEIVEGFSGEMIGKTSSSDGADVLKKMTGVTITDGKYAYIRGVGDRYNNTMLNGANLPSTDPEKKSFSYDIFPANLIESIVTSKTFTPDKPADFSGGLVHIKTIEFPDRFFINLSLSSSYNTFGTGKDALTYQGGRRWLGNDDGTRALPSSVPSGRLSSADPVALQTIGRSFSNKWATSNTSLPMNTGFNISLGNRFSFLEDHLLGVIASVTYSNSNEAESLERNNYTFSGPRFEYKGNNYRNSVMMGGLLNLSYRIGANNKVSWKNVFSQNSDDEVTKYKGDYYTNPDYREQTTLRYVTRNLLSTQLLGEHYLDVLQGLRVMWNANYAISKRDEPDARRFVYSRLLDETDQPLRFQMDQSVATRYFAGLTDINRGANVDFNLKPFEDPNLPSIKAGFAFDFKNREFGARSFGYKNVPGGNFAKEDSILQLSVDQIFKDENIVPNFIQITEMTKPSDSYQSNQTILASYFALDFSLFEIVKLITGFRYEKSELELSSKTLTGENVKSKPEYNDILPSVNLTIQPTEQMNVRLAYTKTLARPEFRETAPFSYFDFLENEIVQGNPDLKRTLVTNYDLRFEYYPARAADMFAVGLFYKNFADPIEQVFLPSSSFEPIRGFKNAKSANNFGLELEVRKSLDFISPTLFGLAFVGNATWIKSEVEFETGNTQSTYQEATRPMQGQAEYVLNAGLYYDNFEGGFSASLVYNKVGQKILKVGFAGLGDIVELPRDQVDISVSQRIMESLTLKFTVKNLLAQDYIAMQKSPLGDRASSRIKRGSDMSLGVSWKF, from the coding sequence ATGAAGTTTATACTTCTCCTGTTTTTATCAACAACGGCAATTTTTGCCCAAACAGGAAGCATCACCGGAAAAATAAAAGATAAATCGAACGGTGATCTTTTAACGGGTGCAAATGTCGTCGTGGAAGGAACCAGACTTGGTGCAACTGCCGATCTGGACGGTAACTACACAATTGCCAAAGTTCCAGAGGGTATTTATACCATTAAAGTTTCTTTCATCTCTTACAACGCTGTGAAAATTGAAAAAGTGGTTGTAAAAGAGGGACAGACTACGAAAATTGATGTGTCGCTTGAGGCTGCCACTGCAACAATGAAAGAAGTGGTTGTAACCGCAGACGCTCTTCAAAACACAGAAACATCGATGGTAAAGAATTCGAAGAACTCTCTTGAAATTGTCGAAGGCTTCTCCGGTGAAATGATAGGTAAAACGAGCAGTTCAGACGGTGCCGATGTGCTAAAGAAGATGACGGGAGTAACCATTACAGATGGAAAATACGCCTACATTCGCGGAGTTGGTGACAGATATAACAATACAATGCTCAACGGAGCAAACCTGCCCAGCACTGACCCCGAGAAGAAGTCATTTTCATACGATATTTTCCCTGCGAACCTGATTGAGAGCATTGTAACTTCAAAAACCTTTACTCCCGACAAGCCGGCAGACTTTTCCGGCGGTCTGGTACACATCAAGACCATTGAATTCCCCGACAGATTTTTCATAAATCTCAGTCTTTCATCCAGCTACAACACATTCGGAACGGGAAAAGACGCACTAACCTACCAGGGTGGCAGAAGATGGCTTGGGAATGATGACGGTACCAGAGCCCTTCCTTCGTCAGTACCCTCAGGCAGACTGAGCAGTGCAGACCCTGTTGCTTTGCAGACAATCGGTCGATCATTCTCCAACAAATGGGCTACCTCGAACACCTCTCTTCCGATGAATACAGGTTTTAACATCTCTCTCGGAAACAGATTTTCGTTTCTTGAAGACCATCTTTTGGGAGTTATTGCCTCAGTCACATATTCAAACTCGAATGAAGCTGAATCACTCGAAAGAAACAACTATACTTTCTCAGGTCCGAGATTTGAATACAAAGGCAACAACTACAGAAATTCGGTAATGATGGGAGGATTGTTAAATCTCTCCTACAGAATCGGAGCAAACAATAAGGTAAGCTGGAAAAATGTATTCAGCCAGAACTCCGATGACGAAGTGACGAAATACAAAGGTGACTACTACACCAATCCTGATTACAGAGAGCAGACAACCTTAAGATATGTAACCAGAAATCTTCTTTCCACACAGCTTCTTGGTGAACACTACCTCGATGTTTTACAGGGATTGAGAGTAATGTGGAATGCAAATTATGCGATATCAAAAAGAGATGAACCCGACGCAAGAAGATTTGTCTACTCCAGACTTCTTGATGAGACAGACCAGCCGTTAAGATTCCAGATGGATCAGTCGGTTGCAACCAGATATTTTGCCGGACTTACAGACATCAATCGTGGTGCAAATGTCGATTTCAATCTTAAGCCTTTTGAAGATCCGAATCTCCCTTCAATAAAAGCAGGTTTCGCTTTTGACTTCAAAAACCGTGAATTTGGTGCAAGGAGTTTCGGTTACAAAAATGTACCCGGCGGCAATTTCGCAAAAGAGGACAGCATTCTTCAGCTTTCAGTTGATCAGATATTCAAGGATGAAAACATTGTTCCAAATTTCATCCAGATAACAGAGATGACGAAACCGTCTGATTCATATCAGTCGAACCAGACAATTCTGGCATCATACTTTGCACTCGATTTCTCTCTTTTTGAGATAGTAAAACTTATCACCGGCTTCAGATATGAAAAATCGGAACTGGAACTCTCATCGAAAACCCTTACCGGTGAGAATGTGAAGAGCAAACCTGAATATAACGACATTCTTCCAAGTGTCAATCTTACCATTCAGCCAACGGAACAGATGAATGTAAGACTTGCTTATACCAAAACACTGGCAAGACCTGAATTCAGAGAGACTGCACCATTCAGCTATTTTGATTTTCTTGAAAATGAAATTGTACAGGGAAATCCTGATCTGAAACGAACACTCGTAACAAATTATGACCTCAGATTCGAGTATTATCCTGCAAGAGCTGCGGACATGTTTGCAGTCGGACTCTTCTATAAAAATTTCGCTGACCCGATCGAGCAGGTTTTTCTTCCTTCCTCATCATTCGAACCAATCAGAGGATTCAAAAATGCTAAAAGCGCAAACAATTTTGGACTTGAACTCGAAGTGAGAAAATCACTTGATTTCATAAGTCCGACACTTTTTGGTCTGGCTTTCGTAGGAAATGCAACCTGGATCAAGTCAGAGGTTGAATTTGAAACCGGCAATACACAGTCCACATATCAGGAAGCAACAAGACCTATGCAAGGTCAGGCAGAATATGTATTGAATGCCGGTCTGTACTATGACAATTTTGAAGGCGGGTTCTCTGCATCACTGGTTTACAACAAAGTTGGACAGAAAATTTTGAAAGTCGGCTTTGCCGGTCTTGGAGATATCGTTGAGCTTCCGAGAGATCAGGTCGACATTTCGGTTTCTCAAAGAATCATGGAATCACTTACACTTAAGTTTACAGTAAAGAATCTGCTCGCACAGGATTACATAGCAATGCAAAAATCACCATTGGGTGACAGAGCTTCGAGCAGAATAAAAAGAGGAAGCGACATGTCTCTGGGCGTTTCCTGGAAGTTTTGA
- a CDS encoding nuclear transport factor 2 family protein yields MKKIFFAITLLSLFLPGCVRENKQPQENFHVFNTIDKLFKAFETRDTLSHDTLWFKSPELVVFGLYDKSEFFGWDETRKHLVQAAKTMQAAHFTIKCKEIRLSQSKTTAWFAIIADQQYQTSAGVFENNNIRYTGVLEKHGSRWLITQFHGSLPKIK; encoded by the coding sequence ATGAAAAAGATTTTTTTCGCCATCACTCTTCTGTCTCTTTTCCTCCCGGGTTGTGTGAGAGAAAACAAACAACCGCAGGAGAATTTCCATGTCTTTAATACCATCGACAAACTTTTCAAAGCCTTCGAAACAAGAGATACCCTCTCCCATGACACACTCTGGTTCAAATCGCCCGAACTGGTAGTCTTCGGACTCTACGACAAATCAGAATTTTTCGGTTGGGACGAAACACGCAAACACCTCGTGCAGGCTGCCAAAACGATGCAGGCAGCACATTTTACCATAAAATGTAAAGAAATCAGACTGTCCCAATCAAAAACCACCGCCTGGTTTGCCATCATTGCCGACCAGCAATACCAGACTTCTGCCGGCGTATTCGAAAACAACAATATCCGCTACACCGGTGTCCTCGAAAAGCACGGCTCCCGGTGGCTAATCACTCAGTTCCATGGATCACTACCAAAAATAAAATGA
- a CDS encoding T9SS type A sorting domain-containing protein: protein MSKSLTFVFTLLLAVSAFAQTVLEGDITTTVNLTSNNTYLLRGFVRVQSGGILNIQAGTKIYGENSTQGSLVVKPGGKIYAEGTVSQPIVFTSEFTKPGASRPPTYGDWGGVIILGNAPINVPGGTTSIEGPGDSYGGNNPDDNSGVLRYVRIEYPGIAFSLNNEINGLTLGGVGRGTVLEYIQVSYSGDDSFEFFGGTVNAKYLIAFRGWDDDFDTDFGYTGKLQFLFGLRDPEIADQSGSNGFESDNDGTGSTNQPLTSPEWWNVTLIGPISTTGQQINSLYRRGMHLRRNSQNRIANAVIVGWPTGILLDSKGTINGAANSTMYVKNSVIAQCNKLLDTASSNGTFNIANWFNTTMSGRTFSAAADLQMVNPFNLASPNATLVSGSPLLTGGLTPPTDAFFDPTATFVGAFGSTDWTAGWANFNPSGATSVKEDLLSGTPADFELSQNYPNPFNPSTKIRFALPEAGNVKLSVYDVLGRQVAELVNEFRAAGTYEVDWQADNLSSGVYVYRLESGTKNINRTMNLLK, encoded by the coding sequence ATGTCTAAATCATTAACTTTCGTTTTCACACTTTTACTGGCGGTTTCAGCTTTCGCTCAAACGGTTTTGGAAGGTGATATCACAACCACAGTCAATCTGACTTCAAACAACACCTATCTGTTAAGAGGTTTTGTGAGAGTACAGTCGGGTGGTATCCTGAATATTCAAGCCGGAACAAAGATCTACGGTGAGAATTCAACTCAGGGTTCACTGGTTGTGAAACCCGGCGGTAAAATCTATGCGGAAGGAACTGTCAGCCAGCCAATCGTTTTCACTTCCGAGTTTACCAAACCCGGCGCAAGCAGACCTCCAACATACGGCGACTGGGGTGGTGTGATCATTCTCGGAAATGCACCCATAAATGTACCCGGTGGCACCACTTCAATAGAAGGACCCGGAGATTCCTATGGCGGTAACAATCCTGATGACAACAGTGGCGTGCTTAGATATGTAAGAATCGAATACCCCGGTATCGCTTTCTCACTGAATAACGAAATAAATGGTCTCACACTTGGTGGAGTAGGGAGAGGGACTGTACTCGAGTATATTCAGGTTTCCTACAGCGGTGACGACTCCTTTGAATTTTTCGGTGGAACTGTGAACGCAAAATATCTCATTGCTTTCAGAGGATGGGATGACGATTTCGATACCGATTTTGGTTATACCGGAAAACTTCAGTTCCTTTTTGGATTAAGAGACCCTGAAATAGCTGATCAGTCAGGTTCGAACGGGTTTGAATCGGACAACGACGGAACAGGCTCAACAAATCAGCCTCTTACTTCACCCGAATGGTGGAATGTAACCCTGATTGGACCGATTTCAACGACAGGGCAGCAGATAAACAGCCTCTACAGAAGAGGGATGCACCTGCGCAGAAATTCACAGAACAGAATTGCCAATGCGGTAATAGTGGGATGGCCCACAGGAATTCTCCTCGACAGCAAAGGTACTATCAATGGTGCCGCCAACTCTACCATGTATGTAAAAAATTCTGTCATTGCCCAGTGCAACAAGCTTCTCGATACAGCGAGTTCCAATGGTACTTTTAATATTGCAAACTGGTTCAACACAACTATGAGCGGCAGAACATTCTCAGCAGCAGCCGATCTTCAGATGGTGAATCCTTTTAATCTTGCCTCACCAAACGCCACTCTTGTTTCCGGCTCACCACTTCTTACAGGAGGTTTGACTCCTCCAACCGATGCCTTCTTTGATCCAACTGCCACTTTCGTTGGTGCTTTTGGAAGTACAGACTGGACAGCAGGCTGGGCAAACTTTAATCCGTCAGGTGCAACAAGTGTGAAGGAAGACCTTCTTTCAGGCACTCCTGCTGATTTTGAATTGTCGCAGAATTATCCGAATCCATTCAACCCATCCACTAAAATCAGATTTGCCCTTCCTGAAGCCGGCAATGTAAAACTTTCAGTTTACGATGTACTTGGCAGACAGGTAGCTGAGCTGGTAAATGAATTCAGAGCAGCCGGCACTTATGAAGTTGATTGGCAGGCAGACAATCTTTCCAGCGGTGTTTATGTTTACAGACTCGAGTCAGGAACAAAAAACATTAACCGCACAATGAACTTGTTGAAATAG
- a CDS encoding glycoside hydrolase family 9 protein: protein MRLKYLSLLVSLILSIPLFPQSAIRINQLGYQPHAIKVAVLMSENALIPNEFTIEDIFTGKTVFTSKAIKPTGSLGNFKETARLDFSKLTKEGTYRIITGDAISPNFRISDTIYNSTADYLLYYMRQQRCGYNPYLKDSCHTHDGFPVYSEDAPNPDSPQTSNLKPHTSNIIPDTSYLIPVLGGWHDASDYLQYVTTSATAAYQLMLAYKRNPQAFGDRFDKNGDPGANGIPDVLDEAKWGLDWLNRMYPGGEEMYQQIADDRDHQMFRLPTEDSVNYGKGLERPVYRVTGKPQGLMKYKNRSTGVASIAGKFASTMALGSELLQKYDPEFAATLHKKALEAYEFGKKYPGVSQTAPCKAPYFYEEDNWTDDMELAAAQLYSVTASKNYLDDAIRFGKMEEVTPWIGADTASHYQWFPFINLGHWLLAGSKTDSSDRFAEFYRLGLEKLYNRGVIDPFYIGVPYIWCSNNLVSAAMTQAKLYHELTKDQKYLEMEAALRDWLFGCNPWGTSMIVGLPKWGDYPVDPHSAFTHVYNYPVDGGLVDGPIYSTIFGKLIGIHLAEPDEYARFQPGRAVYHDDWGDYSTNEPTMDGTAGLAIYLSSLYKGLEGTTEHTESTEEDLNETAENAKEKSVESDQSVSSVFYSCSVFNSTYFLGALTRLDSTKENIALVFTGHEFADGYKTITETLKQHNIKANFFFTGDFYRNPEFAEIIKDLKNSGHYLGAHSDKHLLYNSWEKRDSTLVTRLQFDTDVIDNYKEMAKFGISKDDAPFFLPPFEWYNREIAAWTEGMGLKLINFTPGTKSNQDWTIPSGSYYYSSDSLYNSINNFESKSPSGLNGFLLLTHFGTHPERTDKFYFKLDELILYLKQKGYNFVAL from the coding sequence ATGCGCCTGAAATATTTATCGCTTCTCGTCTCCCTGATTCTCTCCATTCCCCTCTTCCCGCAATCCGCAATCCGGATAAACCAGCTTGGGTACCAGCCTCATGCGATCAAGGTTGCTGTACTGATGTCTGAAAATGCACTTATACCGAATGAATTCACAATAGAGGATATCTTCACAGGGAAAACCGTTTTCACATCAAAAGCGATAAAACCGACTGGCTCCCTCGGAAATTTTAAGGAAACTGCCCGTCTCGATTTTTCAAAACTGACTAAAGAAGGTACATACCGAATCATCACGGGCGATGCAATATCCCCGAATTTCAGAATTTCTGACACGATCTACAATTCCACTGCCGATTACCTGCTCTATTACATGCGGCAGCAAAGATGCGGCTACAATCCATATCTAAAAGATTCCTGCCACACACATGATGGCTTCCCCGTCTATTCCGAAGATGCACCCAACCCTGATTCGCCTCAAACTTCAAACCTCAAACCTCATACTTCAAATATAATACCTGATACCTCATACCTGATACCTGTTTTGGGTGGCTGGCACGATGCTTCCGACTACCTTCAGTATGTAACCACTTCCGCTACTGCTGCATATCAACTCATGCTGGCTTACAAAAGAAATCCGCAGGCGTTTGGCGACCGGTTTGATAAAAACGGAGACCCGGGAGCGAATGGAATTCCGGATGTTCTCGATGAAGCGAAGTGGGGCCTCGACTGGTTGAACAGGATGTACCCAGGTGGTGAGGAGATGTATCAGCAGATAGCGGACGACCGCGATCATCAGATGTTCCGGCTCCCGACCGAGGATTCTGTGAATTACGGTAAGGGACTCGAGAGACCAGTCTATCGTGTGACAGGCAAACCTCAAGGTCTGATGAAATACAAAAACAGATCGACCGGCGTTGCTTCTATTGCAGGAAAATTTGCTTCAACAATGGCACTCGGGTCTGAACTGCTGCAAAAGTATGACCCTGAATTTGCAGCCACACTTCATAAAAAAGCCCTTGAAGCGTATGAGTTCGGGAAAAAATATCCGGGAGTCTCTCAAACAGCCCCTTGCAAAGCACCTTATTTTTATGAGGAAGATAACTGGACGGATGACATGGAACTGGCAGCAGCACAGCTGTATTCGGTAACTGCATCTAAAAACTATCTCGATGATGCCATCAGGTTTGGTAAAATGGAAGAGGTAACCCCGTGGATAGGTGCGGATACAGCATCACATTACCAGTGGTTTCCCTTTATCAATCTTGGGCACTGGCTTCTTGCAGGCAGTAAAACGGATTCTTCAGATCGATTTGCGGAGTTCTACCGTCTCGGACTCGAAAAACTGTATAACCGCGGGGTAATAGACCCGTTCTATATCGGTGTACCATATATCTGGTGCTCAAACAATCTCGTCTCGGCAGCGATGACTCAGGCAAAATTGTATCATGAGCTCACTAAAGACCAAAAATATCTCGAAATGGAGGCAGCACTTCGGGACTGGCTTTTCGGATGCAACCCCTGGGGTACAAGCATGATTGTCGGACTTCCGAAGTGGGGCGACTACCCCGTCGATCCCCATTCCGCTTTCACTCATGTTTACAACTACCCCGTTGATGGCGGGCTTGTCGATGGACCAATCTATTCAACCATTTTCGGTAAGCTTATCGGAATCCATCTTGCCGAACCTGATGAGTATGCAAGGTTTCAGCCCGGCAGAGCTGTCTATCATGATGACTGGGGCGATTATTCAACCAATGAACCTACAATGGATGGAACGGCGGGTCTTGCGATTTATCTGTCGTCGTTATATAAAGGTTTAGAAGGAACCACAGAGCACACAGAGAGCACAGAGGAGGATTTAAATGAAACCGCAGAGAACGCAAAGGAAAAATCCGTGGAATCCGATCAATCCGTCTCATCCGTGTTCTATTCCTGTTCCGTGTTCAATTCGACTTATTTTCTGGGTGCACTAACCCGATTGGACAGTACGAAGGAAAACATTGCTTTGGTTTTCACAGGCCATGAATTTGCGGATGGATACAAAACAATAACGGAAACATTAAAGCAACACAACATCAAAGCGAACTTTTTCTTTACGGGGGATTTTTATAGAAATCCTGAATTTGCAGAAATCATAAAAGACCTTAAAAACTCCGGTCACTATCTCGGTGCCCACTCGGATAAACATCTTCTCTACAATTCGTGGGAGAAACGGGATTCCACTCTCGTTACCCGGCTGCAATTCGATACAGATGTGATCGACAATTACAAAGAGATGGCAAAATTTGGCATATCAAAAGATGATGCTCCATTTTTTCTGCCTCCCTTTGAATGGTATAATCGGGAGATAGCTGCTTGGACAGAGGGTATGGGACTGAAACTTATCAATTTCACTCCAGGCACAAAATCGAATCAGGACTGGACGATTCCATCCGGTTCCTACTATTATTCCTCCGATTCACTTTACAATTCAATTAATAATTTCGAGAGTAAATCCCCTTCCGGACTTAATGGATTTCTGCTTTTGACGCATTTTGGCACACATCCTGAAAGAACTGACAAGTTTTATTTCAAATTAGACGAATTAATATTGTACCTTAAACAAAAAGGTTATAATTTTGTTGCATTGTAA
- a CDS encoding NAD+ synthase, producing MKIAVCQINPVIGDIDGNKGKIIDGYRRAVTDGADIAVFPELSLTGYPPLDFVEKKAFRKRVVNAAAEIASETNGKTALVFGSITEFEDNIGTNIENSALFCFDGEIKVVQNKSLIPNYDVFDEVRYFEAADEVKVFEFKGETIGLSVCEDIWNDEDYWKKRLYPVDPVKQQIEKGATLLINISASPYSFGKRKARYKMLQTIAKKDRVKLVYNCCAAAQTELIFDGASMCFNEKGELVKLGKTFEEDYFIYDTSLEYDEIKSVESSFEEEVHNALIFGLKDYCRKLNFKSICLGLSGGIDSAIVAYFAVKALGAENVFVLMMPSEFSSKGSIDDSLKLIDNLGISHNTVPIQPVFEQIKLMLNPVFGDRPEDVTEENMQSRIRGLYMMAISNKFNHLLVTTGNKSELATGYATLYGDMCGGLAVIGDVYKTDVYRLCEYINRDEEIIPREIIDKVPSAELKPNQTDQDSLPPYPVLDRILGMYLEENKEVDEIAPVTGDRALVVKMLNLVDRNEFKRKQGAPVLRVSNKAFGYGRRFPIVQRWSR from the coding sequence ATGAAAATTGCTGTTTGCCAGATAAACCCGGTAATTGGAGATATTGACGGGAACAAAGGGAAAATTATTGATGGATACAGAAGGGCTGTTACTGACGGTGCTGATATAGCCGTGTTCCCCGAATTGTCGCTGACAGGTTATCCGCCTCTCGATTTCGTCGAAAAAAAAGCATTTCGCAAAAGAGTTGTAAATGCAGCAGCAGAGATTGCATCTGAGACCAACGGTAAAACCGCACTCGTCTTCGGATCAATTACCGAGTTTGAAGACAACATCGGCACGAACATTGAAAACAGTGCCCTCTTTTGCTTCGATGGTGAAATAAAGGTTGTTCAGAACAAATCCCTGATACCGAATTACGATGTATTTGATGAGGTTCGCTATTTTGAAGCCGCAGATGAAGTGAAGGTTTTTGAATTCAAGGGTGAGACCATCGGTCTTTCAGTCTGTGAAGATATCTGGAATGACGAGGACTACTGGAAGAAGAGATTATACCCAGTTGATCCCGTTAAACAGCAAATTGAAAAAGGGGCTACACTTCTGATTAATATTTCCGCAAGTCCCTACTCCTTCGGGAAACGAAAAGCCCGTTATAAAATGTTGCAAACCATCGCTAAAAAAGACAGAGTAAAGCTCGTTTACAACTGCTGTGCCGCCGCGCAGACTGAACTTATATTCGACGGCGCGAGCATGTGTTTCAATGAAAAAGGCGAACTCGTAAAACTCGGGAAAACTTTCGAAGAGGATTATTTTATCTATGATACCTCCCTCGAATATGATGAAATCAAATCGGTCGAGTCATCATTTGAAGAGGAAGTACACAACGCACTCATTTTTGGACTTAAAGATTACTGCAGAAAGCTTAATTTCAAATCGATCTGCCTCGGTTTAAGCGGTGGTATCGATTCGGCAATCGTTGCATACTTCGCGGTAAAAGCTCTCGGAGCGGAAAATGTCTTTGTTTTAATGATGCCCTCGGAATTTTCGAGCAAAGGAAGTATTGACGATTCTTTGAAACTGATCGATAATCTTGGCATCTCACACAATACGGTTCCAATTCAACCCGTTTTTGAACAAATAAAACTGATGTTGAACCCTGTTTTTGGTGACCGTCCCGAAGATGTAACCGAGGAAAATATGCAGTCCCGTATCCGCGGACTCTATATGATGGCAATAAGCAACAAATTTAACCATTTACTTGTTACTACTGGTAACAAATCGGAACTCGCCACAGGGTATGCGACGCTTTATGGCGACATGTGTGGCGGACTCGCTGTCATTGGTGATGTTTATAAAACCGATGTTTACAGATTGTGTGAGTATATAAATCGTGATGAGGAGATAATCCCCCGCGAAATAATCGACAAGGTTCCCTCGGCTGAATTGAAACCGAACCAGACCGATCAGGACTCACTTCCCCCGTATCCCGTGCTTGACAGGATACTTGGCATGTATCTCGAGGAGAACAAGGAAGTGGATGAGATTGCTCCTGTCACCGGCGACAGGGCACTTGTAGTAAAAATGCTGAACCTCGTCGACAGAAACGAATTTAAACGGAAACAGGGCGCACCTGTTCTCCGTGTCTCAAACAAGGCTTTTGGTTACGGAAGAAGATTTCCAATAGTTCAAAGATGGAGCAGATAA
- a CDS encoding thioredoxin fold domain-containing protein translates to MKKLTAIVLFLSTILSFTTSAQFGGGDKLSLGTPLLSRDIVRPGDEIKIAVPASVDAGYHVNSNKPKEPNLIATVLSITSAEGIKTTATVYPKAKDYTFEFSDKPVSVYEGNFYIFAKVRIPEKLKPGNYKLSLNVEYQACNDHSCLAPNSAAATVTIRVGKKESVVTETNAAAFAASGLAYLDKSADEEAAKKDSIKKAEAERDSLAKIDSLKALEGKDSVALDSYGSKDSATVNESKDDDVSSTLEKSGLFFSLLFVFLGGLALNLTPCVYPLIPITIGYFGGQAEGKTSRLALMGFLYVMGIAITYSIIGVITALTGGILGSLLQEWYVLVIISLIFVGLALSQFGFYEFKLPDSLMNMAGGAKSGLFGAFFMGLTLGIVAAPCIGPFVLGLVTYVAKIGNVLTGFLLFFFLAVGLGTPYFILALFSGKIKSLPRAGMWMEGIKHIFGVIMIGMAIWFILPLLPKEWSGYLLPVYIIISVPYLAIFDPLDEKMKAFRIFKYALSVVFIGLAVWWFPANASGSEGAKLKFETYTDSSFTAAKGQKKIIIDFYADWCIPCKELDAITFVDPKVVEAGKSFVSFKADLTKSGDEKVKKLVKDFNIKGVPTILIFNEKGEEVYRLTGFVNGEEFLKLMKKAD, encoded by the coding sequence ATGAAAAAATTGACGGCAATTGTCCTCTTTTTATCAACCATATTGTCTTTCACAACTTCAGCTCAATTCGGAGGTGGTGACAAACTCTCGCTGGGCACTCCCCTTCTCTCACGCGATATTGTGAGACCGGGCGACGAGATAAAGATTGCTGTACCTGCTTCGGTCGATGCCGGCTATCATGTTAATTCAAACAAGCCCAAAGAACCGAATCTGATCGCTACAGTTCTTTCGATTACTTCCGCCGAAGGAATCAAAACCACTGCCACGGTGTACCCGAAAGCCAAAGACTACACCTTTGAGTTCTCCGATAAACCTGTTTCTGTTTACGAAGGCAATTTTTACATCTTTGCAAAAGTCAGAATTCCGGAAAAACTTAAACCGGGCAACTACAAGCTGTCATTAAATGTGGAATATCAGGCTTGTAATGACCATTCCTGTCTCGCCCCAAACTCAGCGGCTGCCACGGTTACAATTCGCGTCGGGAAAAAGGAATCTGTTGTTACCGAGACCAACGCTGCAGCTTTTGCCGCTTCAGGCCTGGCATACCTGGATAAGTCAGCCGATGAGGAAGCCGCAAAAAAGGATTCCATTAAAAAAGCTGAGGCTGAAAGAGATTCCCTCGCAAAAATCGACAGCCTGAAAGCTCTCGAAGGGAAAGATTCTGTCGCTCTCGATTCCTATGGCTCTAAGGATTCCGCCACCGTAAATGAATCAAAAGATGATGATGTCTCCTCTACTCTCGAGAAAAGCGGACTCTTCTTCTCCCTCCTTTTTGTGTTTCTCGGTGGGCTTGCCCTTAACCTGACTCCCTGTGTTTATCCCCTGATACCGATCACCATCGGATATTTTGGCGGACAGGCTGAAGGGAAAACCTCCCGTCTCGCTCTGATGGGTTTCCTTTATGTGATGGGAATTGCGATTACATATTCAATCATCGGTGTGATAACAGCTCTAACGGGCGGTATTCTCGGCTCGCTCCTGCAGGAGTGGTATGTCCTCGTCATAATATCTTTGATTTTTGTCGGACTTGCCCTCTCACAGTTCGGATTTTATGAATTTAAGCTCCCCGACTCCCTGATGAACATGGCAGGCGGTGCGAAATCGGGACTTTTCGGTGCATTCTTCATGGGTCTTACCCTCGGAATTGTAGCCGCACCATGTATTGGACCATTTGTTCTCGGACTCGTAACCTATGTCGCAAAAATCGGAAATGTCCTCACCGGTTTCCTCCTTTTCTTCTTCCTTGCGGTGGGTCTCGGTACCCCCTATTTCATCCTTGCACTCTTCTCTGGAAAAATTAAAAGCCTTCCGAGAGCAGGAATGTGGATGGAAGGCATCAAACACATATTCGGCGTGATAATGATCGGTATGGCGATCTGGTTTATACTTCCTCTCCTTCCAAAAGAGTGGTCGGGTTACCTGTTGCCCGTTTATATCATCATCTCGGTTCCATACCTTGCAATCTTCGATCCGCTCGATGAAAAAATGAAGGCATTCAGAATTTTCAAATATGCACTTTCAGTCGTTTTCATCGGACTCGCTGTCTGGTGGTTCCCTGCAAATGCGTCGGGAAGTGAAGGTGCAAAACTGAAATTTGAGACCTATACCGACAGTTCATTCACCGCAGCCAAAGGTCAAAAGAAAATCATCATCGATTTCTATGCCGACTGGTGCATCCCCTGCAAAGAGCTCGATGCTATCACTTTCGTCGATCCCAAAGTGGTCGAAGCCGGTAAAAGTTTTGTCTCCTTCAAAGCCGACCTTACCAAATCGGGTGACGAAAAAGTCAAAAAACTCGTAAAAGATTTTAACATCAAAGGCGTTCCAACCATCCTGATCTTCAACGAAAAAGGTGAAGAGGTCTATCGCCTCACCGGCTTCGTAAACGGTGAAGAATTCCTCAAACTGATGAAAAAAGCTGATTAG